TTCGAAATATAATTACAGACAACTAACAAACAAGTTCAAAACAAATGGTTCCAAGAAGTCCTCGTTCGAATTCCACCAATTCCTAGCTAGTTCCTTGCTCCGGCGGCTTTGTCCGCATTCAAATTGTATACCCTTCCACCAGTCGCAGGACGTTTCCCCCTTGCTGTGTTCACCGACGGTTCAGCCTTTGGCATCTCGCAATCCTTAGCTTGATGGACTGGTTGGTGGCACCTAAAGCATCGCGTACTCCTGTTCTTGCACTTATCAGCAAAATGTCCAGCCTCCCCGCATGCGAAACACACCACCTCACGCTTCGGAACTTGTCCTCTCTCTTCCCCCAATGCAGTCACCATCGGCTCGTGTTGTCCTGGTGCAGAATTATCCCCTGCATAACGGTGATATGGCTTCCCCTGTCGCAACTTTCCCTTTTCTTGTTGATTCTGCAAGTTcaacctcattggtcccccagtacGTGCGCTGCTAgccctcttgttcttcatgatttccacttccgtggctttctcaaccaaagactggaagcgcatgattcccaacggtttcatcgagtcctcaatgtcaggcctcagcccattcacaaagcgtttgcacatgtagggttcatgaaccccattgcggaagaatcggaagtgtttggccaacgattccagcttagcagcatattccggaatggacatgctcccctgacgaagagtcagaaactgtgcctcacgctcgtcacgagcactatctggaaagtacttctccagaaaagcagcacgaaatgaagcccagttcacttccacattattcgcttccatcattcctctggcgcccctccaccagtattcagcatctcccagcagcagaaaggttgccatgcccaccttggcaccctcagcaaTTTGCAACAcgccaaatatcttctcaatttcctggatccagagatccgctttgtcccggtcagtaccacccgagaactttggtgggtcttgcctcctgaagtcattcaggcctttgttctggtccagtgtcacttccctctgacgttgatgctgatcgtgtgcctcctcagcagcacgcctcatagcattatcgttcgctTGTGCAGTCACAgtttgggccatagtggccatcatctcagctaattggttagcgttcaccatgttctgttaagtcgatcaaacagttagtactcatcataagatagcatctaacataactatgcaatatgattaagcaataacttcaatcaattctaagcgaaaaatcgcttgcagacaatcaatttttactctttacagagtcacacaacctagcatagaagacctattccccaacaagctctggtaatctcaaccggagctctgataaatataaacttaaatgTGCTTCTCAATACTGGTGTATCTTGAAACAAAGAACTTGAGTCAATATTTGTAATTATGTATAGTATTGAGATCTGTCATTCTTTACCAGTTTTggtaatgtgagacttcttcaATGCGTTTTCTTAACCTCCATCTTTCCTTACCTCATCACAATAAACTCAACAAGAGGGACATTAAGGGTTGTGATGAAAAATCTTAAGAGAAATTGACAAGTGTCCAAAAGTAATTAATAAAGAATTTTAACTCTTTCACAGTGAACTGAATCTGGTTTGATAACGTCAACATGATAAATAATTAACAACACTAAATTATTAATCAAAACAGAAAATAATTACTGGTTAACTGAAATTAACCTTTTAAAAAACTTTTGaaatatcatttatttaaaatatccaAGAGATTTCATGGCAAAATTAATTTGATCGTATCCACATGGCGGCAGGCAAAAAATATTATGGATGCATGCATAGCTTCAAGTTGAAGAATGAATATGGTCTAAGTCTAACCTTTTCTCTTTGTACATAATAATGTTGATTTGTTTGGTTTTGAAGCAAAGTGCTAGCAAATCTTAATTACTCAGAGTCTCTGACTTATTAAAATAactgaaaggaaaaaagagaagtcaaaggaaaagaaatgaagaaagTGACTCAGTGGCATATGAATTCCAAAACAAAGCTACTTTTTGGAAGTACTGTCCTCGAGCCCTCAAAAGAGAACTGAGGTTCCCAGCCACCGTCAAACAGAAAAAAAGAAATGAGGTTCCAGTACTCTTACTTTCATGTCTCCACAAAGAGGCAGAATTTCATATTAATTGTTATTTGTCATGTGATGAACTTAATTTTCATGTTCTATTCAACTCTTGTTATTTGTATTTTAATATCTTTTAATTCTGTCACAGTATGCTGATCAGAGAGGGTTAGCGGATAtgattgaaaaatcaaaatggtATATCCACTTAAGCATCTATCaaattttataaggaaaaagtaTTGAAagagtcattttcttttttataacgGATCTTTGTAAAAAGCTTGGATTCATGAATGTGATAATGCACGAGGAATTGTGAACTTATGTCTATTTGATTACCGTTTTACaaagtaatttttaatttttatagataaaagaagaaaaaaagttatttgataTGTTTTCTGATACCCGATAACTATATTCGCCGAACAAGTATTTACCTATTATTTAGGAATCACCAGGCGAAGAACGGGTCTTCGCATCTCTCAACATCAACTTTCGTGCATGCCCAGAGCTGAGGGACTATTGTTCTGGTACCAGATGATATTTGTATATGGTTGGTGTCAGTTATCACCACTTGGCCTAGGGCATCTATCAATACCTCTCGCCGCACATGTCCACATACGCCCAGAGTTCAGAACTAATATTGTTAAAGTACTCAGTAAATACGAATCTTGCCAAATATGCCCATGTACCACACTATCAAGCCACCGCGTCCGGCCGGTAGGTAGTTCGGGAGAAGGTGACATACTAAGCCATAACCAATCAAGTCTTTAAACCAGATTAACGCTTTCCTACCAAAGCTAAATCACTGACTACGAACTCACAAGAGACAACCCTCGCATTGTACCTAATTGCGACCCTTTGTTTTGTCACCGCTTCACGAATGTGGATTGCGTTCCTTCTTTCTTCGAGGAGGCCAGTTGGTCTTCAATGATCAATTTGTCACGGGTTTTGTCCGAGAAGCAATCAACTCTTGCAATTGGTTCTCTAATATGTTGGAATGACGTCTTTAGTACCATATGTATATGAGCCGAGGGACTATTTTTCTTGTACCCAGTATAAACGAGTCTCGCCAACCGTCAGGCATCGCGCCCGGCAAACAGTTCAGAAGAAACCAATATGCTAGGCCATAAGCAACCAAGTGTTCAAACCCGATTAACGCTTTACAAGCATCCCTCAGGCCGTCAGGCGACATCCTTTGAGAATGCTCTCAGATAGAACTCCTCTGAAAATTGTTGATTTTCACATCTCAACCAAGTCCATTAAAGGGCATTGATATATATTCACAATTAATTAATCACATTTTGATTAGTGACAAACCAAGTTAGCAAGAAGGTGAACTTGTCTATTTCCATCTCCTGGTGAAGTGAGATACTGAACTAATGGGGCATGTCTAAGATAGCCGTCCAAGATTTGGAATCATCCATGCTAATAAGGCCAAATTAGTATGATTAATCTAATTTTGTATTATTCCAAAACTCCCAGCTACACGGGTTTTGtatttaattagaaaaaaaactaacagCAACAGGGTACCTATTAATGAAGTTCACACACTAACTGTAAGAAGAACAACCAACTTCAACCCCTTTGGTGCTACCTCCCACCAACAGCAGGAATCCAAATTCTCAAGTTGCAATACGAAAGAATCCAAAATGTTCATTAGTTTTCATCTGAATAAATACAATTTCACTTGATAATTTCATtacttaataattaatattcacATCCAATATCTCTTTGTTAATTTCCAGGTGATTGAAAATTAGTTGTAGTTCTATCCATGTTCATCAAGTAAACTAAGCCACATTCAAGTATGTTGCTTATTTTGTTTGGGGTTGAGTATCCTGAAATTACATTGTCACATCATGTGATTGTGAAAGTTTGTTCCTTGTAAATGCATTTAAAACTATTAATTAGGAGAGTCTTTCCCTATTGTTATATATCTAGAACactttattaaatttttcaATTCATTGAAATCACATTAAGTAATATTAGTTCATTCAAACTATAGATTAATATTCATCTTATAATCGACATGGTTACAATACTTTGACGGTATAAAATCACACTTTTGCATACAAAAGTATTCAAcattaaaacataaaaatattcttatagttcataTATAGTGTTTCCCACTTTTATATAAAATCCATATGTATTTAACATCAGAACACGAGAATATTCTTATAATTTATATAGTGTTCCCCTTTTGCATAAAAATGATACAATTCTAGCCTAGAAGACAATAAATGAGCAACACATCACTATCTGTTCATTATTTTATTCGTATAGGCTTAAGATTTGTCTCTTTCCATATATTGTGTGTCGTCCCTTTTTGTGCAAGTACATTTTTACGGTCAAATCATTTAGAACTCGTTGTGTTGTTGCCTAAGGACAAGGTTGTATTCTTCCTTCGTTCCACTTAGGCAAACCATTTCATAACATATTCTTGATAGCCACAACCTAACGAAATAAAACTCAATAGGAAAATCATAGCGTCAACAAAATTAGCGTCGGCCTCAGGACAATGCAAATTTTTACTCTAAATTGATCATCTCGTGttgatttttttcaaatgaTTTTTTGGTAAACTttcaaatgaaattaaataaacactttttaattttttcgtAATTCCAATCActacttaacatttttttaggTTTTTCTATTCGTGAACATTCACATACTAATAGGATAAGTTCTTTCAGCTACGGTTTTTTTCATACATAAAACTCAAACCCGAgatatattttagaaaaattaaGCATAAATGAATGAATTATTTTGAATACACTAAATTTCTAAAAAACAACTAATTATGGGGAAAGCCAAATTTTTCCAAGCACATGTAGCAAACAATCATGCAATCGTGGCTTAAATCATCTCACTTTTCCATTTTGGTGTTTACTAGACTTATAAATTTGTCTTTCTAGGTGGTCATTGTTTACATAATTATCAGAATGTTTGCCATTTTTTAAACCAAC
This is a stretch of genomic DNA from Lotus japonicus ecotype B-129 chromosome 1, LjGifu_v1.2. It encodes these proteins:
- the LOC130723386 gene encoding uncharacterized protein LOC130723386 is translated as MKNKRASSARTGGPMRLNLQNQQEKGKLRQGKPYHRYAGDNSAPGQHEPMVTALGEERGQVPKREVVCFACGEAGHFADKCKNRSTRCFRCHQPVHQAKDCEMPKAEPSVNTARGKRPATGGRVYNLNADKAAGARN